One Aliiroseovarius sediminilitoris DNA window includes the following coding sequences:
- a CDS encoding histone H1 — MADKPKHPRDANQLAKFIVDVATGEEPEYEPDTSGQRKGGLKGGKAKAQSLTPEQRSEAAQIAAAARWKKSDD, encoded by the coding sequence ATGGCTGACAAACCCAAACACCCGAGAGACGCCAACCAGCTTGCCAAGTTCATCGTAGACGTGGCGACCGGTGAAGAACCTGAGTATGAGCCTGACACGTCAGGACAGAGGAAGGGCGGCTTGAAGGGTGGAAAGGCAAAGGCACAGTCACTAACGCCCGAACAGCGGTCTGAAGCCGCTCAGATTGCTGCCGCTGCCCGTTGGAAAAAATCGGACGATTAA
- a CDS encoding c-type cytochrome, with protein MSLTRAFFASTLLSALALPSLADDHNVQSTTLATGLYLPEMNSVAGRNLFASKGCVVCHSINGVGGTDAPVLDAEFMDVPMNPFEFTARMWRGAETMVEMQRDELGYVIELDGDELAAIIAFVHDAEEQAKFSEEDIPDEIAAMMGDMH; from the coding sequence ATGTCACTTACACGAGCGTTTTTCGCATCGACACTTCTGTCGGCGCTTGCCTTGCCATCCCTGGCGGATGACCACAATGTTCAGTCGACGACACTGGCAACTGGGTTGTATTTGCCAGAGATGAATTCTGTAGCAGGCCGAAACCTTTTCGCCTCTAAAGGTTGCGTCGTTTGCCATTCCATAAATGGTGTCGGTGGAACGGACGCACCAGTGCTGGATGCTGAATTCATGGATGTTCCGATGAACCCGTTTGAATTTACTGCTCGCATGTGGCGCGGCGCAGAAACGATGGTTGAGATGCAGCGAGACGAACTGGGTTATGTCATCGAACTTGATGGTGATGAATTGGCCGCAATCATTGCCTTTGTTCATGACGCCGAAGAGCAGGCAAAGTTTTCAGAGGAAGATATTCCGGACGAGATTGCGGCGATGATGGGTGATATGCATTAA
- a CDS encoding sensor histidine kinase: MQQMPAMPNHYMVIKRTPNTDAAQHALALVIDARALLATDDPFWQEPSVSLRLLTPDGQTTLVGELPHGEAGFSKQLGSQSQPFIFETALSIRLADILPPGKVLTAVLLVSALFFVSVLGLKQRARTKDAESRATLSAQETRLAHASRVNAMGEMASGMAHELAQPLTAILSQAQAGRHLVRRGDVNRLGTVLDDTIAQAQRAADILDRLRRWSKPNRAPSKPCALHDAAESVKRLLALEAKSCDATITLSLQEAPLFIDADPVELEQVVFNLVRNALDASQGAQITIRTAVNGGLAILDVTDTGPGVPDEIKLRIFEPFVTGKTDGTGLGLALCQRLVEEMGGDIALIDDTAETTFRLTLPLSAKTMSP; encoded by the coding sequence GTGCAGCAAATGCCGGCCATGCCTAACCACTATATGGTCATTAAACGAACACCTAATACAGATGCAGCACAGCACGCGTTGGCATTGGTCATTGATGCACGCGCGCTGCTGGCGACCGACGATCCGTTCTGGCAAGAACCGTCTGTTTCTTTGCGCTTGCTGACACCAGACGGGCAAACTACGCTGGTTGGTGAGTTGCCGCATGGCGAAGCCGGGTTTTCAAAACAACTTGGAAGCCAGTCGCAGCCGTTCATTTTTGAGACCGCCCTTAGCATTCGTCTTGCAGATATTTTGCCACCGGGAAAGGTCCTGACCGCAGTTTTGCTGGTCTCAGCCTTGTTTTTTGTATCCGTCCTCGGACTAAAGCAACGCGCGCGCACCAAAGACGCCGAAAGCCGAGCCACACTGAGTGCACAGGAGACCCGATTGGCACACGCATCGCGCGTCAATGCGATGGGTGAAATGGCCAGCGGTATGGCGCATGAGTTGGCGCAGCCGTTGACAGCAATTCTCAGCCAAGCGCAGGCGGGGCGGCATCTGGTGCGACGGGGGGACGTTAACCGTTTGGGCACAGTGCTGGATGACACTATCGCGCAGGCACAGCGGGCGGCAGACATTCTTGACCGCCTGCGGCGTTGGAGCAAACCAAACCGCGCGCCCTCAAAACCTTGTGCGCTGCATGATGCAGCTGAATCCGTAAAGCGTTTGCTGGCGCTGGAAGCCAAGAGCTGCGACGCCACGATCACGCTGTCGCTTCAGGAAGCGCCGCTATTCATTGATGCCGACCCGGTTGAGCTGGAGCAGGTCGTCTTCAACCTTGTCCGCAATGCGCTTGATGCTTCGCAAGGCGCACAAATCACGATCCGAACTGCGGTTAATGGAGGGTTGGCGATCTTGGATGTCACCGACACCGGGCCGGGCGTTCCTGATGAGATCAAGCTACGTATCTTTGAACCATTCGTCACCGGAAAGACGGACGGAACGGGGCTCGGTTTGGCGCTGTGTCAACGCTTGGTCGAGGAAATGGGGGGCGATATTGCTCTCATAGATGATACTGCGGAGACCACGTTCCGATTGACCTTGCCATTATCAGCCAAGACGATGTCGCCATGA
- a CDS encoding carbohydrate kinase family protein, giving the protein MILCCGEALIDMIPTPTRVGQDGFVPHSGGAVFNTAIALGRLGVSTGMLTGLSTDMFGTQLEQALGASHVDTSLTIKSDRHTTLAFVKLTDGHATYSFFDENSAGRMLAPSDLPTLPDGVTTLYFGGISLACEPGADTYAHLAERDAANRFVMLDPNIRPSFIADVERYKHRLSRMLAVSDIVKVSDEDLDWIQPGPGDLASKAGQLLETGPSVVIVTKGSKGAVAFAANGVDASAPSQRVTVVDTVGAGDTFNAGVLAKLSEMGLLNKAAIREISADQLQAALTLGARIAAFTVSRAGANPPWMDELQA; this is encoded by the coding sequence ATGATTCTCTGCTGTGGCGAAGCACTGATTGATATGATCCCCACGCCAACGCGGGTGGGCCAAGATGGATTTGTGCCGCATTCTGGCGGGGCTGTGTTCAATACAGCCATTGCCTTGGGGCGGTTGGGCGTCAGCACGGGGATGCTGACCGGGCTATCGACCGACATGTTCGGCACCCAACTGGAACAGGCGCTTGGGGCCAGTCATGTTGACACATCGTTGACAATAAAGTCCGACCGCCACACGACGCTGGCCTTCGTCAAGCTAACCGACGGCCACGCAACATACTCTTTCTTCGACGAAAACTCGGCGGGTAGGATGCTCGCGCCAAGTGACCTGCCAACTCTGCCAGACGGCGTAACAACGCTCTATTTTGGCGGTATCAGCCTTGCCTGCGAACCGGGTGCCGACACCTATGCGCATCTTGCCGAACGCGATGCGGCGAATCGATTTGTTATGCTGGACCCGAACATTCGCCCCAGTTTTATCGCGGACGTCGAACGCTACAAACACCGTCTCAGTCGTATGTTGGCCGTGTCGGACATCGTGAAAGTGTCGGATGAAGATCTTGACTGGATTCAGCCCGGTCCCGGCGATCTGGCCAGCAAGGCGGGGCAACTGCTGGAGACTGGACCCTCCGTCGTTATCGTAACCAAGGGGTCCAAGGGGGCCGTTGCCTTTGCGGCAAACGGGGTTGATGCATCTGCGCCCAGCCAACGGGTTACGGTCGTTGACACCGTTGGCGCAGGCGACACATTCAACGCAGGCGTGTTGGCAAAGCTATCCGAAATGGGTTTGCTGAACAAGGCCGCCATACGCGAAATCTCGGCAGACCAATTGCAGGCCGCCTTGACCCTTGGTGCGCGGATCGCAGCCTTTACGGTGTCACGCGCTGGCGCGAACCCTCCTTGGATGGACGAGTTGCAAGCCTGA
- a CDS encoding DDE-type integrase/transposase/recombinase — protein MRKLDAKTRALIIRLLVEGNSIRATSRIADVSKNTVNKLLIDAGKACAKYHDEYVRNVKASVIQCDEIWSFTYAKQKNVRTATAAPEGAGDTWTWTAIDSDSKLIVSYMVGGRDSEYAIEFMDDLRDRLANRVQLTTDGHKAYLEAVEGAFGGDVDYAQLIKIYGDMGGKTAARKYSPAECTGIKKRTVEGNPDKALISTSFVERQNLTMRMHMRRFTRLTNGFSKKVENHMHAVALHFMYYNFVKVHQTLRFTPAMAAGLTDRLWDVEDIVELVDANEPAPKKRGPYKKRQPGISN, from the coding sequence ATGAGAAAGCTTGATGCCAAAACCCGCGCCCTGATCATCCGCCTTCTAGTCGAAGGCAATTCCATTCGCGCTACATCGCGCATCGCGGATGTTTCCAAAAACACCGTCAACAAACTGCTGATCGACGCAGGCAAGGCTTGTGCCAAATACCACGACGAGTATGTGCGCAACGTCAAAGCGTCTGTGATCCAGTGCGATGAAATCTGGTCTTTCACTTACGCCAAGCAGAAGAACGTCAGAACAGCCACTGCGGCACCGGAAGGCGCAGGCGACACATGGACGTGGACGGCAATCGACAGCGACAGCAAGCTGATTGTCTCCTACATGGTTGGTGGTCGTGACAGTGAGTATGCAATCGAATTCATGGACGACCTACGCGACCGACTGGCGAACCGGGTGCAACTGACCACAGACGGCCATAAGGCATATCTGGAAGCCGTAGAGGGCGCGTTTGGTGGTGACGTGGATTACGCTCAACTAATCAAGATTTACGGCGACATGGGCGGCAAAACAGCGGCCCGCAAGTATTCCCCTGCCGAATGCACTGGCATCAAGAAGCGCACTGTTGAAGGCAACCCTGACAAGGCCCTGATCAGCACGTCATTTGTCGAACGCCAAAACCTGACAATGCGGATGCACATGCGCCGCTTCACACGCCTGACCAACGGTTTCAGCAAGAAGGTTGAAAACCACATGCACGCGGTTGCGCTGCACTTCATGTATTACAATTTCGTCAAGGTGCATCAGACCTTGCGTTTCACCCCGGCTATGGCCGCTGGCCTGACGGATCGCCTTTGGGATGTTGAAGACATCGTTGAGCTTGTCGATGCAAACGAGCCAGCCCCCAAGAAACGCGGCCCGTATAAAAAGCGTCAGCCGGGAATTTCAAACTGA
- a CDS encoding response regulator transcription factor: MNKYVYLVDDDKAVRSALTLLLETVGLQVRSFASPEVFLNQTASLAPGCLVLDIRMPAISGLKLQEKLTDQGMTWPTVVISGHGDIEACRRAFRNGAIDFLSKPIDEQDLIDAIQKGHAELARQQQDLAERAEAVALVRHLSVRELEVLEMIAKGLTTKQIADALGLSPRTVESHRAAIAAKAGTSSAAELTRYWLEANADQ, translated from the coding sequence ATGAACAAATATGTCTACTTGGTCGACGATGATAAAGCGGTCCGCAGCGCCCTGACGCTTTTGCTCGAGACTGTTGGGCTTCAGGTGCGCAGCTTTGCTTCCCCTGAAGTTTTCCTGAATCAGACGGCAAGTCTCGCACCTGGATGTCTTGTCCTTGATATTCGGATGCCCGCGATCTCGGGCCTGAAGCTGCAAGAGAAACTGACCGACCAAGGCATGACTTGGCCCACTGTCGTCATCTCCGGGCATGGCGATATCGAGGCTTGCAGGCGTGCGTTTCGCAATGGCGCGATCGATTTCCTCAGCAAGCCCATCGACGAGCAAGATTTAATCGATGCGATTCAAAAGGGCCATGCAGAGCTTGCACGGCAACAACAGGACCTGGCGGAACGGGCAGAAGCCGTGGCCTTGGTTCGGCATCTCTCGGTGCGGGAACTAGAGGTGCTTGAGATGATTGCGAAGGGTCTGACCACAAAGCAAATCGCCGACGCGCTTGGCCTGTCACCGCGCACGGTCGAAAGCCACCGCGCCGCGATTGCGGCGAAGGCAGGAACGTCTTCGGCGGCCGAATTAACGCGATACTGGCTGGAAGCGAACGCCGATCAGTAG
- a CDS encoding GlcG/HbpS family heme-binding protein, whose translation MIRTLTLAAAILTPVAAFAQDLPTAPYLPLSMATQAAQTAVEACSAEGYNVSVAIVARSGVTKVILRADNAGPHTVGSSTGKAFTSASMGRDTTGLAGFIGEKPENGGLRDMDSRLVIQAGGLPIKIGGALVGGIGVGGAPSGAIDETCARAGLDAIGAE comes from the coding sequence ATGATCCGCACACTTACACTTGCTGCCGCAATATTAACGCCTGTCGCCGCTTTTGCGCAGGACTTGCCAACGGCCCCCTACCTTCCGCTCAGCATGGCGACACAAGCCGCTCAAACCGCAGTCGAGGCTTGCTCGGCCGAAGGTTATAACGTCAGCGTCGCGATTGTCGCCCGCAGCGGCGTGACCAAAGTCATTTTGCGCGCCGATAACGCAGGCCCGCACACCGTTGGATCAAGCACCGGCAAGGCGTTTACCTCTGCAAGCATGGGACGTGACACGACTGGCTTGGCTGGGTTCATCGGCGAAAAACCCGAGAACGGTGGTCTGCGTGATATGGACAGCCGTCTGGTCATCCAAGCAGGTGGTTTGCCGATCAAGATCGGTGGCGCACTTGTTGGTGGCATCGGTGTCGGCGGCGCGCCATCGGGTGCCATTGACGAGACCTGCGCGCGCGCTGGCCTTGATGCAATCGGCGCGGAATAG
- a CDS encoding sulfotransferase family 2 domain-containing protein codes for MPAAILDIHKLAFFSVPKAGSTSMKMVLYELEHGKQWSGDPDHVHPQFPTYPIREDDFKATEGFWRYAIIRDPISRLLSAYGNRVHHHHDIRKNAAPRRFEQLLFHLRHPGLSLYPDRDSFFCKLERYQTLSYSIWHHTAPISTFIGNDLDRFDAIFRLEDIPLLEEQLSSLVGRRIILPREQTEGEKVEFDMLSPTAQAAILSHTRTDYELLKDYYQAPIQS; via the coding sequence TTGCCGGCTGCAATTCTTGATATTCATAAACTGGCATTTTTCAGTGTTCCAAAGGCTGGAAGCACATCAATGAAGATGGTCCTTTACGAACTCGAACATGGTAAGCAATGGTCTGGCGACCCCGATCACGTGCATCCTCAGTTTCCAACCTACCCAATCCGCGAGGATGATTTCAAAGCGACAGAGGGGTTCTGGCGTTACGCGATCATCCGAGACCCTATATCACGGCTTCTTTCGGCCTATGGTAACCGGGTACATCACCATCACGACATCCGCAAAAATGCTGCTCCGCGTCGGTTCGAACAACTGCTCTTTCATCTGCGACATCCCGGTCTCTCGCTCTATCCTGATCGGGATTCCTTTTTCTGCAAGCTCGAACGATACCAGACTCTGTCCTATTCTATTTGGCATCATACGGCGCCCATCAGCACATTTATTGGCAACGATCTGGATCGGTTTGACGCCATCTTTAGGTTGGAGGACATTCCTTTGTTGGAAGAACAACTGAGCAGCCTTGTTGGGAGGCGGATCATCCTTCCGCGTGAACAGACCGAAGGAGAGAAAGTCGAATTTGATATGCTTTCCCCAACGGCACAGGCAGCCATTCTTTCACATACAAGGACCGATTATGAGCTTTTGAAAGATTACTACCAAGCGCCAATCCAGTCATGA
- a CDS encoding XRE family transcriptional regulator, with product MSSEEYKSPGQLVTALLKERGWTKRTLAIISGMDESIISKTTSNVRKVDAETAIVFEEIFDIPAERFLSLQKTYDLAVARIESIPNPKRQMRAELIGKLPISAMIARGWLDAKSVKDIENVEESLLRFFQANRLEDIETLPHASKKTEVSIAATPAQLAWLYRVKTLASEMMVGRYSPTSVKSAISKIKTLLHSAEELRKVPRILAEAGIRFVIVETLPSTKIDGVCFWLDENSPVIGMTMRFDRIDNFVFVLRHELEHVQNRDGLKQMMLDVDINSGEAAQVTQELIEQESRANAAASEFCVPKKMMDAFISRKAPVFAKRDIIGLARMLKVHTGLVAGQLQFRTQKYHLARDQLVPVRSIVTPNAVTDGWGDVAPTDTQ from the coding sequence ATGAGCAGCGAAGAGTATAAATCACCAGGGCAACTGGTCACAGCATTACTCAAAGAGCGAGGCTGGACCAAGAGAACACTGGCCATCATTTCTGGTATGGATGAATCCATTATCAGCAAGACAACGTCCAACGTAAGAAAGGTCGATGCTGAGACCGCAATTGTTTTTGAGGAAATATTCGATATCCCCGCCGAAAGGTTTTTGTCTCTGCAAAAGACTTATGATCTGGCGGTCGCGCGGATCGAAAGCATCCCAAACCCAAAACGGCAAATGCGGGCCGAATTGATAGGTAAGCTACCTATCAGCGCAATGATTGCACGGGGATGGCTGGACGCTAAGTCAGTCAAAGATATTGAGAATGTCGAGGAGTCTCTGCTTCGGTTTTTCCAAGCAAATCGCCTCGAAGACATTGAAACCCTACCTCATGCATCCAAGAAAACAGAAGTCAGCATTGCGGCTACGCCAGCACAACTCGCTTGGCTATATCGGGTTAAGACGCTCGCATCCGAAATGATGGTCGGTCGATATTCACCCACATCGGTGAAGTCGGCCATATCCAAGATTAAGACACTCCTTCACTCTGCCGAAGAGCTTCGCAAAGTTCCCCGCATCCTCGCGGAAGCCGGTATTCGTTTCGTCATCGTTGAAACCCTACCGTCCACAAAGATCGACGGGGTTTGCTTTTGGCTTGATGAAAACTCGCCAGTCATAGGTATGACTATGCGCTTTGACCGGATCGACAATTTCGTTTTCGTCCTTCGGCACGAGCTTGAACACGTTCAAAATCGAGACGGCCTTAAACAAATGATGCTTGATGTCGATATTAACTCAGGTGAGGCAGCACAGGTCACGCAAGAGCTTATTGAGCAAGAGAGCAGAGCAAATGCCGCAGCTTCTGAGTTTTGTGTGCCAAAGAAAATGATGGACGCTTTCATTTCCAGAAAAGCGCCTGTCTTCGCAAAGCGCGATATCATTGGCCTCGCACGGATGCTCAAAGTCCATACGGGTCTGGTCGCTGGTCAACTACAGTTCAGAACGCAAAAGTATCATCTGGCGCGAGACCAGCTTGTGCCCGTTAGATCAATTGTAACGCCAAATGCCGTCACGGACGGATGGGGTGATGTTGCCCCTACAGACACCCAATAG
- a CDS encoding glycosyltransferase family 2 protein translates to MTLLVRDEEDILEANLSYHLAQGVDHVIVTDNLSVDRSPDIIQPYVDQGVATYIRETDDTYSQSRWVSRMAAMAHEAGADWVIHCDADEFWMAPETSLKKWFARQWWHNIISANRHDFICLEDDGSPFWQRMVYRKSSSTNPLGLPLPPKVAHRANSGLTVAQGNHAVSGFLWPRIQMSNLEILHFPLRSREQYIHKIENGGRAYTNNTELDHSVGNTWRKQYTELQETGTLTFLENNIVSVEALQSQLADGAALVDKRLATFLEGRG, encoded by the coding sequence ATGACTCTTCTTGTCCGTGACGAAGAGGATATTCTCGAAGCCAATCTGAGCTATCATCTTGCCCAAGGCGTTGATCATGTAATTGTCACCGACAACCTCAGCGTCGACCGCTCGCCCGATATAATTCAGCCCTATGTCGATCAGGGTGTTGCAACATATATCCGTGAGACCGACGATACTTACTCTCAATCGAGATGGGTTAGCAGAATGGCCGCCATGGCCCATGAAGCTGGTGCTGACTGGGTGATACACTGTGACGCCGACGAGTTTTGGATGGCACCCGAAACCAGCCTCAAAAAGTGGTTCGCGCGACAATGGTGGCACAACATAATCTCCGCAAATCGGCACGATTTTATCTGCCTGGAAGATGACGGCTCGCCATTCTGGCAGCGCATGGTCTACCGCAAGTCCTCTTCCACCAACCCGCTTGGCCTACCTCTGCCGCCCAAGGTGGCCCATCGCGCTAATTCCGGGCTAACGGTCGCGCAAGGAAACCACGCAGTGTCCGGGTTTCTCTGGCCGCGCATACAAATGTCAAATCTGGAAATCTTACATTTTCCTTTGCGTTCGCGCGAACAGTATATCCACAAAATCGAAAATGGTGGTCGGGCCTACACCAACAACACCGAGCTGGATCACTCTGTTGGCAATACTTGGCGCAAGCAATACACGGAACTACAGGAAACCGGCACGCTCACATTCCTTGAAAACAACATCGTTTCTGTCGAAGCGCTGCAGAGCCAGTTGGCAGACGGTGCAGCCTTGGTCGACAAGCGGTTGGCAACTTTTTTGGAAGGTAGAGGGTAG